In Pseudothermotoga hypogea DSM 11164 = NBRC 106472, the following are encoded in one genomic region:
- a CDS encoding aspartate aminotransferase family protein — MNTYHRFDVVFDRGKGAFIWDKDGRMYLDFGSGVAVNALGHCHPELVKTIKKQAEKLMHCSNLYWTEPQIELAEMLSKNSLNGRVFFVNSGAEAIETAIKIARKYGKTKHENKYRILSAMNSFHGRTMGALSATWQTKYQEKFKPLVEGFEKFELNDVKSLKAKFSNDVCGVILEPVQGESGIFLANKEFVKALRKLCDEYDALLIFDEVQCGMGRTGKLFAYQHFDVEPDVLAVAKGLGGGFPIGAVIANEKADVFEPGDHGSTFGGNPLACSAGLVVMKQLLKDGFLQRVTRMGEQLGKLLSELWKEFPDKIERVRGIGLMWGVQLVKEISANEFAKECLNQGLLVVPAGNNTVRLLPPLIVQKKHITQAIEILRNVLMKVGKKI, encoded by the coding sequence CTGGATTTTGGCTCGGGTGTTGCGGTAAATGCGCTCGGTCATTGTCATCCAGAGTTGGTCAAGACGATCAAGAAACAGGCCGAGAAACTGATGCACTGTTCAAACCTTTACTGGACAGAACCTCAAATTGAACTTGCCGAGATGCTGTCGAAGAACTCCTTGAACGGTAGAGTTTTCTTCGTGAACAGTGGTGCGGAAGCGATCGAGACGGCGATAAAGATCGCGAGGAAGTATGGAAAAACCAAGCATGAAAACAAGTACAGGATCCTTTCAGCGATGAACTCCTTCCACGGCAGAACCATGGGTGCACTTTCGGCAACTTGGCAGACGAAGTATCAAGAAAAGTTCAAACCACTCGTGGAGGGCTTCGAAAAATTCGAATTGAACGATGTGAAATCTCTCAAGGCTAAGTTTTCCAACGACGTGTGCGGAGTCATTCTGGAACCCGTACAGGGTGAGAGTGGAATCTTCTTAGCGAACAAAGAATTCGTCAAAGCGCTGAGAAAACTGTGCGATGAGTACGATGCTTTGCTCATCTTCGACGAGGTCCAATGTGGCATGGGTAGAACGGGAAAACTCTTCGCTTACCAACACTTCGACGTTGAACCGGATGTGCTCGCCGTCGCGAAAGGTTTGGGCGGTGGATTTCCCATAGGTGCGGTGATCGCCAACGAAAAGGCCGACGTTTTCGAACCGGGTGATCATGGATCCACCTTCGGTGGAAATCCTCTCGCGTGTAGTGCTGGCCTGGTGGTGATGAAGCAGTTGCTGAAGGATGGGTTCTTACAGAGGGTGACTCGCATGGGAGAACAGCTTGGAAAACTGCTCTCTGAACTGTGGAAAGAGTTTCCAGACAAGATCGAACGGGTGAGGGGTATCGGCCTGATGTGGGGTGTTCAGTTGGTCAAAGAGATCTCTGCGAACGAATTCGCGAAGGAATGTTTGAATCAAGGTCTCTTGGTCGTACCGGCAGGCAACAACACCGTTAGGCTTTTACCACCGTTGATCGTTCAGAAGAAGCACATAACGCAGGCTATCGAGATCTTGAGAAATGTCTTGATGAAGGTTGGGAAGAAGATATGA
- the carA gene encoding glutamine-hydrolyzing carbamoyl-phosphate synthase small subunit, giving the protein MKKALLVLEDGTFCFGESLAAEGEVYGELVFNTAMMGYQEVLSDPSYTNQIVVMTYPEVGIYGVNEEDIESDRVRVKGFVVFRMVEKAYNHRATKTLIEYLRENGTMAIQGVDTRSLTRKIRSQGTMKGAISTIDLDPTSLLEKVRQSEPVLGVDLVKEVCCKENFLDDSSGPRVAVIDCGVKFNILRELRKRGLSILRVPYTIEFEELKRFDVQGVLISNGPGDPSILIKTIDLVRQILLHRLPVAGICLGHQLLALAIGGKTYKMKFGHRGVNHPVKDLERNKVLITTHNHGFAVEPSSLRINGIEDDIFHYEKLSNADELLGESPAGFGKVKVTHVSLNDGTIEGMKLLDYPAFSVQFHPEACPGPHDANFFFDDFAKLIKGR; this is encoded by the coding sequence ATGAAAAAGGCGCTGTTGGTTTTGGAAGACGGTACGTTCTGTTTCGGTGAAAGTCTTGCGGCGGAAGGCGAAGTCTACGGTGAGCTGGTCTTCAACACGGCCATGATGGGTTATCAAGAAGTGCTCAGTGATCCTTCCTATACCAATCAAATAGTCGTGATGACCTACCCTGAAGTGGGTATATATGGTGTCAACGAGGAAGATATCGAATCGGATCGTGTGAGAGTCAAGGGTTTCGTCGTATTCAGGATGGTGGAGAAAGCTTACAATCACAGGGCAACAAAGACCTTGATCGAGTACTTGAGAGAAAACGGTACGATGGCCATTCAAGGCGTGGACACAAGGTCTCTAACGAGGAAGATCAGGTCCCAAGGCACGATGAAGGGTGCCATATCGACGATCGATCTGGATCCAACCTCTTTGCTCGAGAAGGTCAGACAGAGCGAGCCAGTGCTCGGTGTCGATCTGGTGAAAGAAGTTTGCTGCAAAGAGAACTTCCTCGACGATTCTTCAGGTCCCCGCGTGGCTGTGATCGACTGTGGAGTGAAATTCAACATCTTGAGGGAGTTGAGAAAGCGTGGTCTTTCCATCTTGAGGGTCCCTTACACGATCGAGTTTGAAGAACTGAAGAGATTCGACGTTCAAGGCGTGCTGATTTCCAACGGACCAGGAGATCCATCCATCTTGATCAAAACCATCGATTTGGTGAGACAAATCTTGTTGCACCGTTTGCCCGTGGCCGGCATATGCTTGGGACATCAACTGCTCGCACTCGCCATCGGTGGAAAGACTTACAAGATGAAGTTCGGTCACAGGGGTGTGAACCATCCTGTGAAAGATCTTGAGAGGAACAAAGTCTTGATCACGACTCACAACCACGGCTTTGCAGTCGAGCCATCGAGCTTGAGAATAAATGGCATAGAGGACGACATCTTTCACTACGAGAAGCTCTCGAACGCCGATGAACTGCTGGGTGAAAGCCCTGCAGGATTTGGAAAGGTGAAGGTCACACACGTTTCGTTGAACGACGGCACGATCGAGGGAATGAAGCTGTTGGACTATCCCGCATTCTCGGTTCAGTTCCATCCGGAAGCTTGCCCCGGTCCGCACGATGCGAACTTCTTCTTCGACGATTTCGCAAAGTTGATCAAAGGAAGGTGA